The nucleotide window GAACGACAACATCCATCAACCCGGTTAACGGGATGAATAATCAGATGGTACCAATGATGATGGTACTGGCTTCGTATGTAGGAGCCATGATCATGGGGATGAATCTCCAGACAGCGATGGGCATGTTGTCCTCTACCTATTCCCGCTTGACTTTGTTTGGCGCAAGAGTAGTTATTAACGTGGGTTCTGCATTGGTCGTTTCCTTGCTGGGATCATCATTGATCATGGCATTGGGCGGACAGATTGAACAAGGATTCGTCGCATTCTGGTTGTTCCAGGCGCTCTTCCTGTGCACGTTCATGTTCTTCTCCCAGTTCTTCCTGATCTGCTTCGGACCGGCAGGAAGTCTGTTCAACATCATCTCACTGTCATTGCAACTGGTATCCTCCGGTGCAATGGTACCGCGTGAATTGCTGAACAGCTTCTATAGCGGCATCGGGCAGTACCTGCCTGCAACATACGCCGTTCAGGGTATTCTGAGCGTGCAGTTGGGAGGCCCAGGAGTTCAGTCTGCTGCGGGCTCTATCGTGATTGTATTGTTGGTTGCAGTTGCTTTGTCACTGGTCGTGACATTGTTGAAAAAACAACGCATGCCAGCTGGGGCACCAAGCCCGGCTCAAGCGAACAACTAATACAGCAGATGTATAAGATGCATATCTTTGCTTTATAGGATAGGACAAGCACCCCGATGATTTTCATCGGGGTGCTTGGTGTAATATAATAGACAGATAGATTACCTGACTACAGCTCTTGAGCTGGAGCGAATGAAATGAACGGACAAGAGGGAGCGGGACGGAATGACGGAACCGGAGTTGGATATCAAAACGAGGATACTGCTTGCAGCCAAGAAGCTTTTTGCACAGCAGGGGTATGACGGGACGAGTGTTCGTCAAATCTGTGATGAGGCGGGTGCGAATGTGTCGCTGGTCTCATACCATTTTGGCGGAAAAGAAAAGGTGTTCGAAGCATTATTTGAGCATTTCTTCCCGGATCACATGATGAATTCGCTGGCTGAAGAGTCCATGTCCTCGCCTGTGGAAGGTATCCGACGAATTATTGGTGAAGTTGTGAAGTTCACGATGACGGATCGGGAGATGAGCGATATTGTGCAGCTTGAAATTACGCTGCGTACACATCGCACAGCTACCGTATTTCGTTTTCTGGACCCTGTCTGGACCCGAGTGAGAGAACTGCTGCAAGAAGGAAAAGACCAGGGGTTGTTCCAGATCGAGTCGGTATCTTATGCAATGCTTCAGGTTATGGGTGTGGCTTTGGCGCACAAACGGGCCAAGAATTCACGATTTGGCTTTGATTATCAAGATATGAATACAGACGAGCTCGCTGAGCAGACGATTGAGTTCGTACTTCGAGGATTGGGAGTGAACAGCCATGAATGAAACCATTGAGTTGATGATGAAACACCGTTCTGTACGCAAATTCAAGCCAGACCCAGTAAGTGATGAGCAGCTTGCAGCCATCGTAGCGGCTGGACAGATGGCTTCTTCTTCAAGTAGTGTGCAAGCATATACCGTAGTTGCTGTGACTGACTTAGAGCAAAAAGCCAAGCTGGCTGAATTGGCAGGCAACCAGGCCTATGTCAATGAATGTCCGGTGTTTCTTGTATGGTGTGCCGATCTGTATCGGTTGAGTGATGCTGCGAAACGTCATCTTCCTGAGAAGGAATCGTATGCCGATTCCACAGAGAATTTCATGGTAGCCACAATTGATGCCGCACTGGCTTCCCAGAATGCCGCTCTTGCAGCAGAGTCACTGGGATTTGGAATTGTATATATTGGCGGGCTTCGTACTCGAATTGAGGAAGTCGCTGAGCTGTTGGGATTGCCGGAGGGCGTATATCCGGTGTACGGCATGTGCATTGGTGTTGCAGATCAGGAAACGGGAATTCGCCCGCGTCTGCCACTGGATGCAGTTCTGCATCGTAATCGTTATAATGCCGAGCAGAGCATTAAAGGTGTTGAGCAGTATGATGAGACTACGACAGCGTATATGAAAGAACGGACCAATGGAGAACGAACGACCCCATGGTCCGAGCTAATGGCGAAGCGCCTGACTGAGCCAACACGGTTGCAGGTGAGACCGTTCCTGGAAGGCAAAGGATTTTTGAAGCGTTAAGATTTATATATAGATTAGAAGTCAGTCGGTGCGCAGCCGACTGGCTTCTTTGTGCTGAGCTGTAATGTGTTGTGCTGAGTTGGCAGGGCAAGCGAGTGTGCTTGCTTCTACCTAATTTTGAATTAAGTTAAGCCGTAGAAACGCTTCGTATTCTGATAAAAGAGACGGGCGGCCCGCTCAGTTCCCATGCCGGTGATCTCACTCCAAGCCTGAATGACCTGTCTGGTCATGGCCGGGTGTGTCATTCTTCCCTGAAAAGGTCCTTCGAAGGGCCAAGGTCCGTCAGTCTCCGCCATGACTTGTTCCGCTGGATATTGCCGGGCGAGTTCACGAATCTCTTCTTCATACCGAATATCCGGCGTGAAAGAGATGAAATAGCCGTTGTCCGCCATGCGCCTTACGGTTTCGCGAGATCCTTTGAACCAGTGGAAATGAGCACGTCGGAACTGGTATTGCTCCAGTAGATCACAGACGATATCCGCATCTTCGTATACCGCATGAAGGACAAGTGGTTTGTTATGCTTTTTGGCGAGCTGGATGAAACGTTCGAGCAGCTCGATATACCCGCTCTGATCGAAGTGCTGCCCTGCCTGCTCAGCCTCCTGACGGTTGTAATAGGGAAGACCGACTTCTCCTATGGCTGTGGCTTGTCCCATATGCTTCTCGATCCATTGGAAGAACAGATCCATTTCTGCAGTGGAAGGCAGCTCCTGTTCCGGATGGAAACCGAAAGCCGGATAGATGGTGCGTGGATGTTGCTTTGCAAGCTCCAGATTGGCCTGGGCAGAAGAGAGGTTCATGGACACGGCGATGACTGCTTCGACTTGCTGAGACGGGAATGATAGCAGCATCTCACGTTGTTCGTCAGATGTATACTGATCGAAGTGAATGTGAGCATCAATCAATGGTGCAAAAGCTTGAGAATGCACGAGGGAATTCCTCCTTGTGTTCATTTATATTTTAACTATGTTACGTAGAATTTTTTATGGTGGATCACCCATTAAAGGAAAATAATAACTTAAAAACCCGCGCTATCATGATAGGCGGGCTTTCTGCTGTTCTTCTCTCATCCACTGTGCAATCTGCCGTTTACGCTCAAGGAATGCGGATTCCTCCGTAATTTCTTCTCGTCTTGGGCGATCAAAAGGAACATGTACCTCATGCAACACCGTTGCAGGTCGGTTGGATAATACATAGACTCGATCCGCAAGCAGCAATGCTTCTTCGATGTTGTGGGTGATGAACAGCACCGAGCGGCGGTTCTGTTCCCAGATATCGAGCAGCCAGCGCTGCATGTCACTACGTGTCAGTGCATCCAGCGCGCTGAAAGGTTCGTCCAGCAGCATCAGTTCCTGCGGACTGAGCAGGGCACGCAAAAAGGCAGCACGCTGCTGCATTCCGCCCGACAGCATATGAGGATAGGCCTGCTCGAACCCGGCAAGTCCCACGCTGCTTAACCACTTTCGAGCCTCTGCAAGTGCTTCTGCCCGAGGGGGAGCATTTATCGCTACTTCACCAGCAAGTAGTACATTATCTTCAATGGTACGCCATGGGAAAAGAGCGGGCTGTTGAGGCATATAACTAATCTTGCCACGCTGTCCCGTCACATCATGACCATTCATCAGCACTTGCCCTTCCTGTGGCTTCAGCAGACCGCCGACGATATGGAACAGGGTGCTTTTGCCGCAGCCAGAAGGACCAACGATAGCGACAAACTCACCTTGCTCGACAGTCAGGGACAGGCCGTCCAGAACCGATAGCCTACTCCGTCGCTCGCGGAATGATGCATGAACATTAACAACGTCCAGTGCAGGTGGAACCGGAGCAGGAGTAGAATTGGCAGGCCGATCAGGTGTAGCCGGGTGAGGTTTTTCACCGTGCTTTGGCTCCAATGCACTTGCTCCTCGTCCAGGCTGGACTTGTTCGTCCTGTTGCCGATTCATATGATCATCACTTCCTAATATACAGATTACATGCTTTACTACCGCTTCTGTGGTCGCCAGCGTACGAGCAGCTTCTCCAGCAGCGCAATGAACAGGAAGAGCAGCAAGCTGAGCGCGACAATAATCATGATCGCCACGAATAGGCGATCCGTGCGATAAGCTGACTTTTGCAGCATCATATAATAACCAATACCCTTGTCTGCACCAATCCATTCGGCGATGATGGCACCCATCACGCTATAGGTAGCGGCGATTTTGACACCGGAGAACACGGATGGCAGGGCATGGGGGAGCTCCAGCTTCCAGAAGATATGACGACGCTTGGCACCAGCCATGCGCATATAGTTCATCATGGCCGCGTCAGTACGTGTCAGGCCATCCATGGCCGCCACCGCAACGGGGAAGAAGCAGACGAGGATGATGGTAATCAGTTTGGGCAACAGCCCGAATCCGAACCAGATTAACAGGAGCGGCGCGAGCGCGATGGTCGGAATATTTTGACTAAGAATAAGTAAAGGATACAGGGCTGACTTGAGAAAAGGGACCAAATGCAGCACCATAGCAATCAGTAATCCAACCGCGGTGCCAGCAGCGAATCCGATCAGCGTTAATTGAATGGTAGCAGAGGCGTGCATGACAAGTCGCTCGGCCTGTGTTGCCGCTTCGCGGGCGATATCGGACGGTGCGGGCAGCATCCATTTCTCAATATGGAATAGGGAGACGGCTCCCTGCCATATTGCTATAAAGAGAATAACCGCCACAATGG belongs to Paenibacillus sp. FSL H8-0079 and includes:
- a CDS encoding ABC transporter permease — encoded protein: MLQALRTLFKKPPVIVGIVTALMFQVIFSVIWMTAYSGVNDRTKELTVAIVNEDGEMSKGIVDSLAGTLPFHTVSNLSAAEALDQLNHHKVHMVLAIPAGFNELLQTAGSTAEIKYTINEANPVTIKSMMQGVSQSVTNTINKQATAQGVQTVLTASGAPADQAAEAATNLTTRVEGTTTSINPVNGMNNQMVPMMMVLASYVGAMIMGMNLQTAMGMLSSTYSRLTLFGARVVINVGSALVVSLLGSSLIMALGGQIEQGFVAFWLFQALFLCTFMFFSQFFLICFGPAGSLFNIISLSLQLVSSGAMVPRELLNSFYSGIGQYLPATYAVQGILSVQLGGPGVQSAAGSIVIVLLVAVALSLVVTLLKKQRMPAGAPSPAQANN
- a CDS encoding TetR family transcriptional regulator, which gives rise to MTEPELDIKTRILLAAKKLFAQQGYDGTSVRQICDEAGANVSLVSYHFGGKEKVFEALFEHFFPDHMMNSLAEESMSSPVEGIRRIIGEVVKFTMTDREMSDIVQLEITLRTHRTATVFRFLDPVWTRVRELLQEGKDQGLFQIESVSYAMLQVMGVALAHKRAKNSRFGFDYQDMNTDELAEQTIEFVLRGLGVNSHE
- the nfsA gene encoding oxygen-insensitive NADPH nitroreductase, producing MNETIELMMKHRSVRKFKPDPVSDEQLAAIVAAGQMASSSSSVQAYTVVAVTDLEQKAKLAELAGNQAYVNECPVFLVWCADLYRLSDAAKRHLPEKESYADSTENFMVATIDAALASQNAALAAESLGFGIVYIGGLRTRIEEVAELLGLPEGVYPVYGMCIGVADQETGIRPRLPLDAVLHRNRYNAEQSIKGVEQYDETTTAYMKERTNGERTTPWSELMAKRLTEPTRLQVRPFLEGKGFLKR
- a CDS encoding TatD family hydrolase — its product is MNTRRNSLVHSQAFAPLIDAHIHFDQYTSDEQREMLLSFPSQQVEAVIAVSMNLSSAQANLELAKQHPRTIYPAFGFHPEQELPSTAEMDLFFQWIEKHMGQATAIGEVGLPYYNRQEAEQAGQHFDQSGYIELLERFIQLAKKHNKPLVLHAVYEDADIVCDLLEQYQFRRAHFHWFKGSRETVRRMADNGYFISFTPDIRYEEEIRELARQYPAEQVMAETDGPWPFEGPFQGRMTHPAMTRQVIQAWSEITGMGTERAARLFYQNTKRFYGLT
- a CDS encoding ABC transporter ATP-binding protein; this translates as MNRQQDEQVQPGRGASALEPKHGEKPHPATPDRPANSTPAPVPPALDVVNVHASFRERRSRLSVLDGLSLTVEQGEFVAIVGPSGCGKSTLFHIVGGLLKPQEGQVLMNGHDVTGQRGKISYMPQQPALFPWRTIEDNVLLAGEVAINAPPRAEALAEARKWLSSVGLAGFEQAYPHMLSGGMQQRAAFLRALLSPQELMLLDEPFSALDALTRSDMQRWLLDIWEQNRRSVLFITHNIEEALLLADRVYVLSNRPATVLHEVHVPFDRPRREEITEESAFLERKRQIAQWMREEQQKARLS
- a CDS encoding ABC transporter permease, with amino-acid sequence MHAYFKSVWPPIVAVILFIAIWQGAVSLFHIEKWMLPAPSDIAREAATQAERLVMHASATIQLTLIGFAAGTAVGLLIAMVLHLVPFLKSALYPLLILSQNIPTIALAPLLLIWFGFGLLPKLITIILVCFFPVAVAAMDGLTRTDAAMMNYMRMAGAKRRHIFWKLELPHALPSVFSGVKIAATYSVMGAIIAEWIGADKGIGYYMMLQKSAYRTDRLFVAIMIIVALSLLLFLFIALLEKLLVRWRPQKR